The following proteins come from a genomic window of Burkholderia stabilis:
- the nuoI gene encoding NADH-quinone oxidoreductase subunit NuoI, translating into MTAIQHFFKTFFLTELLKGLALTGRYTFKRKFTVQFPEEKTPISPRFRGLHALRRYENGEERCIACKLCEAVCPAMAITIESETRADNTRRTTRYDIDLTKCIFCGFCEESCPVDSIVETQILEYHGEKRGDLYFTKEMLLAVGDRYEKDIAAAKAADAPYR; encoded by the coding sequence ATGACGGCTATCCAACACTTCTTTAAGACCTTCTTCCTGACCGAGCTGCTGAAGGGGCTCGCGCTGACCGGTCGTTACACGTTCAAGCGCAAGTTCACCGTGCAGTTCCCGGAAGAAAAGACCCCGATTTCGCCGCGCTTTCGCGGGCTGCATGCGCTGCGCCGCTACGAGAACGGCGAAGAGCGCTGCATTGCGTGCAAGCTGTGCGAGGCCGTGTGCCCCGCAATGGCGATCACGATCGAATCGGAAACGCGCGCGGACAACACGCGCCGCACGACGCGCTACGACATCGACCTGACGAAGTGCATCTTCTGCGGTTTTTGCGAAGAGAGCTGCCCGGTCGATTCGATCGTCGAGACGCAGATTCTCGAGTACCACGGCGAAAAGCGCGGCGACCTGTATTTCACGAAGGAAATGCTGCTCGCGGTGGGCGATCGCTACGAGAAGGACATCGCAGCGGCGAAGGCTGCCGACGCGCCGTATCGTTGA
- the nuoH gene encoding NADH-quinone oxidoreductase subunit NuoH — protein sequence MSLFDTINAGGAQLLGVAWPTVWAVVRILVVSVVILLCVAYLILWERKLIGWMHVRLGPNRVGPGGLLQPIADVLKLLLKEVIQPSAASRWLYLIAPVMTVVPAFAVWAVIPFQAQAVLANINAGLLYAMAISSIGVYAVILAGWASNSKYAFLGAMRAAAQMVSYEISMGFALVLVLMTAGSLNMSEIVNSQQHGFFAGHGVNFLSWNWLPLLPAFVVYFISGIAETNRHPFDVVEGESEIVAGHMIDYSGMAFALFFLAEYINMIVISALAATLFLGGWDAPFEFLSFIPGIFWLVLKVFALLSVFIWVRATFPRYRYDQIMRLGWKVFLPVTVIWVVVVGCWMMSPLNIWVK from the coding sequence ATGAGCTTGTTCGATACGATCAACGCGGGCGGGGCCCAGCTTCTCGGCGTCGCGTGGCCGACGGTGTGGGCAGTCGTGCGCATCCTCGTCGTCTCCGTCGTCATCCTCCTGTGCGTCGCGTACCTGATTCTGTGGGAACGCAAGCTGATCGGCTGGATGCACGTGCGTCTCGGTCCGAACCGCGTCGGCCCCGGCGGCCTGCTGCAGCCGATCGCCGACGTGCTGAAGCTGCTGCTGAAGGAAGTCATTCAGCCGAGCGCCGCCAGCCGCTGGCTGTACCTGATCGCGCCGGTCATGACCGTCGTGCCGGCGTTCGCCGTGTGGGCCGTGATCCCGTTCCAGGCGCAGGCCGTGCTCGCGAACATCAACGCGGGCCTGCTGTACGCGATGGCGATCTCGTCGATCGGCGTGTACGCGGTGATCCTCGCAGGCTGGGCGTCGAACTCGAAGTACGCGTTCCTCGGCGCGATGCGTGCAGCCGCCCAGATGGTTTCGTACGAAATCTCGATGGGCTTCGCGCTGGTGCTCGTGCTGATGACCGCCGGTAGCCTGAACATGTCGGAAATCGTCAACTCGCAGCAGCACGGCTTCTTCGCCGGCCATGGCGTGAACTTCCTGTCGTGGAACTGGCTGCCGCTGCTGCCGGCGTTCGTCGTCTACTTCATCTCGGGCATCGCCGAAACGAACCGCCACCCGTTCGACGTGGTGGAAGGGGAGTCGGAAATCGTTGCCGGTCACATGATCGATTACTCGGGCATGGCGTTCGCGCTGTTCTTCCTCGCCGAGTACATCAACATGATCGTGATCTCGGCGCTGGCTGCGACGCTGTTCCTCGGCGGCTGGGATGCACCGTTCGAGTTCCTGTCGTTCATTCCGGGCATCTTCTGGCTGGTGCTGAAGGTATTCGCACTGCTGTCGGTGTTCATCTGGGTCCGCGCGACGTTCCCGCGCTACCGTTACGACCAGATCATGCGCCTGGGCTGGAAGGTGTTCCTGCCCGTCACGGTGATCTGGGTGGTCGTGGTCGGCTGCTGGATGATGTCGCCGCTCAACATCTGGGTGAAGTAA
- the nuoF gene encoding NADH-quinone oxidoreductase subunit NuoF, protein MTSLHDRHIKPLILAGLNGENWHLEDYVARGGYKQLRRILEEKITPEQVIADVKASGLRGRGGAGFPTGLKWSFMPRQFPGQKYLVCNSDEGEPGTFKDRDILRWNPHALIEGMAIGAYAMGITVGYNYIHGEIFEVYRRFEAALDEARAAGFLGDNIMGSEFSFQLHAHHGYGAYICGEETALLESLEGKKGQPRFKPPFPASFGVYGKPTTINNTETFAAVPFLLSIGPQNYLEIGKPNNGGTKIFSVSGDVERPGNYEVPLGTPFATLMELAGGMRGGKKIKAVIPGGSSAPVIPGDIMMQTDLDYDSIAKAGSMLGSGAVIVMDETRCMVRSLLRLSYFYYEESCGQCTPCREGTGWLYRVVNRIEHGEGRQEDLDLLNSVAENIMGRTICALGDAAAMPVRGMLKHYWDEFAYHVEHKHCMVGGHAHAAAA, encoded by the coding sequence ATGACGTCCCTCCACGACCGTCACATCAAACCGCTGATCCTCGCTGGTCTGAACGGCGAGAACTGGCATCTCGAAGACTACGTTGCGCGCGGTGGCTACAAGCAGCTGCGCCGCATTCTCGAAGAAAAGATCACGCCCGAGCAGGTGATCGCCGACGTCAAGGCGTCGGGCCTGCGCGGCCGTGGCGGCGCGGGCTTCCCGACCGGCCTGAAGTGGAGCTTCATGCCGCGCCAGTTCCCGGGGCAGAAGTACCTCGTCTGCAACTCGGACGAAGGCGAGCCGGGCACGTTCAAGGATCGCGACATCCTGCGCTGGAACCCGCACGCGCTGATCGAAGGCATGGCCATCGGCGCATACGCGATGGGCATCACCGTCGGCTACAACTACATCCACGGCGAAATCTTCGAAGTGTATCGACGCTTCGAGGCCGCGCTCGATGAAGCGCGCGCCGCCGGGTTCCTCGGCGACAACATCATGGGCTCGGAATTCTCGTTCCAGCTGCACGCGCACCACGGTTACGGCGCGTACATCTGCGGCGAGGAAACGGCACTGCTCGAGTCGCTCGAAGGCAAGAAGGGCCAGCCGCGCTTCAAGCCGCCGTTCCCGGCGAGCTTCGGCGTGTACGGCAAGCCGACCACGATCAACAACACCGAGACGTTCGCCGCGGTGCCGTTCCTGCTGTCCATCGGGCCGCAGAATTACCTCGAGATCGGCAAGCCGAACAACGGCGGCACGAAGATTTTCTCGGTGTCGGGTGACGTCGAGCGTCCGGGCAACTACGAAGTGCCGCTCGGCACGCCGTTCGCGACGCTGATGGAGCTCGCCGGCGGGATGCGCGGCGGCAAGAAGATCAAGGCCGTGATTCCGGGCGGCTCGTCGGCGCCGGTGATCCCGGGCGACATCATGATGCAGACCGATCTCGACTACGATTCGATCGCGAAGGCGGGCTCGATGCTCGGTTCCGGCGCGGTGATCGTGATGGACGAGACGCGCTGCATGGTGCGCTCGCTGCTGCGCCTGTCGTACTTCTATTACGAGGAATCGTGCGGTCAGTGCACGCCGTGCCGCGAAGGCACCGGCTGGCTGTATCGCGTCGTGAATCGTATCGAGCACGGCGAAGGCCGTCAGGAAGATCTGGACCTGCTGAACTCGGTTGCCGAGAACATCATGGGCCGCACGATCTGTGCGCTCGGCGATGCGGCGGCGATGCCGGTACGCGGGATGCTCAAGCACTACTGGGACGAATTCGCGTACCACGTCGAGCACAAGCACTGCATGGTTGGCGGCCACGCGCACGCGGCTGCGGCCTGA
- a CDS encoding NADH-quinone oxidoreductase subunit M, whose product MHAFPILSTAIWLPIVFGLLVLAVGNDKNPGTARWVALIGSLLGLAVTIPLITGFDSSTAALQFVEKSTWIERFDIAYHLGVDGISMWFVVLTALITVIVVIAAWEVITENVAQYLAAFLILSGIMIGVFSSADGLLFYVFFEATLIPMYIIIGVWGGPNRVYAAFKFFLYTLAGSLLMLVALIYLYTETHSFDLATWQNAKIAMTPQILLFIAFFLAFAVKVPMWPVHTWLPDAHVEAPTGGSVVLAAIMLKLGAYGFLRFSLPITPDASHFLAPVVITLSLIAVIYIGLVAMVQADMKKLVAYSSIAHMGFVTLGFFIFNQLGVEGAIIQMISHGFVSGAMFLCIGVLYDRVHSRQIADYGGVVNVMPKFAAFAMLFSMANCGLPGTSGFVGEFMVILAAVQYNFWIAFGAAFTLILGAAYTLWMYKRVYFGAVANDHVAKLKDIGRREFLMLAVLAAFTLLMGLYPKPFTDVMHVSVENLLSHVAQSKLPLAQ is encoded by the coding sequence ATGCACGCTTTTCCGATTCTCAGTACCGCGATCTGGCTGCCGATCGTTTTCGGCCTCCTCGTGCTTGCGGTGGGTAACGATAAAAATCCGGGGACGGCCCGCTGGGTCGCGCTGATCGGTTCGCTGCTCGGGCTGGCGGTCACGATTCCGCTGATCACGGGCTTCGACTCGAGCACGGCTGCGCTGCAGTTCGTCGAGAAGTCGACCTGGATCGAGCGCTTCGACATCGCGTACCACCTCGGCGTCGACGGCATCTCGATGTGGTTCGTCGTGCTGACCGCGCTGATCACGGTGATCGTCGTGATCGCCGCGTGGGAAGTGATCACCGAGAACGTCGCGCAGTACCTCGCCGCGTTCCTGATCCTGTCCGGGATCATGATCGGCGTGTTCTCGTCGGCCGACGGCCTGCTGTTCTACGTGTTCTTCGAAGCAACCCTGATCCCGATGTACATCATCATCGGCGTGTGGGGTGGCCCGAACCGCGTGTATGCGGCGTTCAAGTTCTTCCTGTACACGCTGGCCGGCTCGCTGCTGATGCTGGTCGCGCTGATCTACCTGTACACGGAAACGCATTCGTTCGACCTGGCGACCTGGCAGAACGCGAAGATCGCGATGACGCCACAGATCCTGCTGTTCATTGCGTTCTTCCTCGCGTTCGCGGTGAAGGTGCCGATGTGGCCGGTGCACACGTGGCTGCCGGACGCGCACGTGGAAGCGCCGACGGGCGGCTCGGTCGTGCTGGCCGCGATCATGCTGAAGCTCGGCGCGTACGGTTTCCTGCGCTTCTCGCTGCCGATCACGCCTGACGCAAGCCACTTCCTGGCACCGGTCGTGATCACGCTGTCGCTGATCGCGGTGATCTACATCGGCCTCGTCGCGATGGTGCAGGCCGACATGAAGAAGCTGGTCGCGTATTCGTCGATCGCACACATGGGCTTCGTCACGCTCGGCTTCTTCATCTTCAACCAGCTCGGCGTCGAAGGCGCGATCATCCAGATGATCTCGCACGGCTTCGTGTCGGGCGCGATGTTCCTCTGCATCGGCGTGCTGTACGACCGCGTGCACTCGCGCCAGATCGCCGATTACGGTGGTGTCGTCAACGTGATGCCTAAGTTCGCGGCATTCGCGATGCTGTTCTCGATGGCCAACTGCGGCCTGCCGGGTACGTCGGGTTTCGTCGGCGAGTTCATGGTGATTCTCGCAGCCGTCCAGTACAACTTCTGGATCGCATTCGGCGCGGCGTTCACGCTGATCCTCGGTGCCGCTTACACGCTGTGGATGTACAAGCGCGTGTACTTCGGCGCGGTCGCGAACGATCACGTCGCCAAGTTGAAGGACATCGGCCGTCGCGAGTTCCTGATGCTGGCCGTGCTTGCCGCGTTCACGCTGCTGATGGGCCTGTACCCGAAGCCTTTCACGGACGTGATGCACGTTTCCGTGGAAAACCTCCTCTCCCACGTCGCGCAGTCGAAGCTGCCGCTGGCCCAGTAA
- the nuoE gene encoding NADH-quinone oxidoreductase subunit NuoE, whose product MISAEGLKEIDRALTKYPADQKQSAVMSALAVAQEEHGWLSPELMQFVADYLGMPAVAVQEVATFYTMYELNPVGKHKITLCTNLPCQLGPHGGAEATADYLKQKLGIGFGETTPDGKFTLKEGECMGSCGDAPVLLVNNHRMCSFMSREKIDQLLEELSK is encoded by the coding sequence ATGATCTCAGCTGAAGGCCTGAAGGAAATCGATCGAGCGTTGACGAAGTATCCCGCCGATCAGAAACAGTCCGCCGTGATGTCGGCGTTGGCCGTTGCTCAGGAAGAGCACGGCTGGCTGTCGCCCGAACTGATGCAGTTCGTCGCGGACTATCTCGGCATGCCGGCCGTTGCCGTGCAGGAAGTCGCGACGTTCTACACGATGTACGAGCTCAACCCGGTCGGCAAGCACAAGATCACGCTTTGCACGAACCTGCCGTGCCAGCTTGGTCCGCACGGCGGCGCGGAAGCGACGGCCGACTACCTGAAACAGAAGCTCGGCATCGGCTTCGGCGAAACCACGCCTGACGGCAAGTTCACGCTGAAGGAAGGCGAATGCATGGGCTCGTGCGGCGATGCGCCGGTGCTGCTGGTGAACAATCACAGAATGTGCAGCTTCATGAGCCGCGAGAAGATCGACCAGCTGCTTGAGGAGCTCTCGAAATGA
- a CDS encoding NADH-quinone oxidoreductase subunit J, protein MEFTTVLFYIFALLLVVSGLKVITSRNPVASALFLVLAFFNAAAIWMLLEAEFLAILLVLVYVGAVMVLFLFVVMMLDINIDYLRRDFKRFVPMATVVGAIIVIETALILWRGYGDTQTVHAMATGEMANWSNTRLIGKVIYTDYIFAFEIAGLVLLVAIIAAIGLTERKGKDSKRQRVSDQVKVRRNDRVRLVKMDAEKPQPETAQSEAGSSTNG, encoded by the coding sequence ATGGAATTCACGACCGTACTGTTCTACATCTTCGCGCTGCTCCTGGTGGTATCAGGGCTGAAGGTGATCACTTCGCGCAACCCGGTGGCGTCTGCGCTTTTCCTTGTGCTGGCGTTCTTCAACGCCGCCGCGATCTGGATGCTGCTGGAAGCGGAGTTCCTCGCGATCCTGCTGGTGCTGGTGTACGTGGGCGCGGTGATGGTGCTGTTCCTGTTCGTCGTGATGATGCTGGACATCAACATCGATTACCTGCGCCGCGACTTCAAGCGCTTCGTGCCGATGGCGACCGTGGTCGGCGCGATCATCGTGATCGAGACCGCGCTGATCCTGTGGCGCGGCTACGGCGACACGCAAACCGTGCACGCAATGGCGACGGGCGAGATGGCCAACTGGTCGAACACACGACTGATCGGCAAGGTGATCTACACCGACTACATCTTCGCGTTCGAAATCGCCGGCCTCGTGCTGCTGGTCGCCATCATTGCCGCGATCGGGCTGACCGAGCGCAAGGGCAAGGACAGCAAGCGCCAGCGCGTGTCGGATCAGGTCAAGGTGCGCCGCAACGATCGCGTGCGCCTCGTGAAGATGGACGCGGAAAAGCCGCAGCCGGAAACGGCGCAGAGCGAAGCCGGTTCGAGCACCAACGGCTAA
- the nuoG gene encoding NADH-quinone oxidoreductase subunit NuoG, whose protein sequence is MVELEIDGKKVEVPEGSMVIQAAHKADTYIPHFCYHKKLSVAANCRMCLVEVEKMPKAVPACATPVSAGMIVRTQSDKAVKAQQSVMEFLLINHPLDCPICDQGGECQLQDLAVGYGKSSSRYSEEKRVVFHKNVGPLISMEEMSRCIHCTRCVRFGQEIAGVMEFGMLGRGEHSEITTFVGKTVDSEMSGNMIDLCPVGALTSKPFRYSARTWELSRRKSVSPHDSVGANLVVQVKNNRVMRVLPFENEAINECWISDKDRFSYEGLNSEERLTKPMLKQGGQWIETDWQTALEYVAKGLKGIAADHGANALAMLASAHSTAEELFLVKQLANELKTPNVDFRLRQQDFSAPVQGAPWLGMPIADLSNVDAAFVVGSFLRRDHPLFASRLRQAAKSGAKLHFLHATGDDALIPTAQRIVAAPSAWLDELAGVAAAVAQLRGVALPDTLAGVTASPAAQAVAQSLANGERRAVLLGNVAVRHPEFAKLHAVAQWIADNTGATFGFLTEAANTVGAHVVGALPGEGGLNAREAFAQPRKGYVLLNVEPEFDTADPAQALAALNQAEMVVVMSPFKHGLDYADVLLPVAPFTETAGTFVNAEGTVQSFNGVVRPLGDTRPAWKVLRVLGSLLGLPNFEYETAEEVRLAALGDAGVAGRLSNQTSVAPVRVAANAANGGFERLADVPIYHADALVRRAGALHLTAAAKAANAAALPAALFDKLGLKEGDAVRVRQGERAVQLPAVRDANLAETVVRVSAATPAGAALGSLSGELVVEKA, encoded by the coding sequence ATGGTTGAACTTGAAATAGACGGCAAGAAGGTCGAGGTGCCCGAAGGCAGCATGGTGATCCAGGCTGCGCACAAGGCGGATACGTACATTCCTCACTTCTGCTATCACAAGAAACTGTCGGTTGCGGCCAACTGCCGGATGTGTCTCGTCGAAGTCGAGAAGATGCCGAAGGCCGTGCCTGCCTGCGCGACCCCCGTGTCGGCCGGCATGATCGTCCGCACGCAGTCCGACAAGGCTGTGAAGGCGCAGCAGTCGGTGATGGAATTCCTCCTCATCAATCACCCGCTCGATTGCCCGATCTGCGATCAGGGCGGCGAATGCCAGCTGCAGGATCTGGCGGTCGGCTACGGCAAGTCGTCGTCGCGCTACTCGGAAGAAAAGCGCGTGGTGTTCCACAAGAACGTGGGCCCGCTGATCTCGATGGAAGAAATGTCGCGCTGCATCCACTGCACGCGCTGCGTCCGCTTCGGCCAGGAAATCGCCGGCGTGATGGAGTTCGGCATGCTGGGCCGCGGCGAGCACTCGGAAATCACGACGTTCGTCGGCAAGACGGTCGACTCCGAGATGTCGGGCAACATGATCGACCTGTGCCCGGTCGGCGCGCTGACCAGCAAGCCGTTCCGCTACAGCGCCCGTACGTGGGAACTGTCGCGCCGCAAGTCGGTGAGCCCGCACGATTCCGTCGGCGCGAACCTCGTCGTGCAGGTGAAGAACAACCGCGTGATGCGCGTGCTGCCGTTCGAGAACGAAGCGATCAACGAATGCTGGATCTCGGACAAGGACCGCTTCTCGTACGAAGGCCTCAACAGCGAAGAGCGCCTGACGAAGCCGATGCTGAAGCAGGGCGGCCAGTGGATCGAAACCGACTGGCAGACCGCACTCGAATATGTCGCGAAGGGCCTGAAGGGCATCGCTGCGGATCACGGCGCGAACGCGCTGGCGATGCTCGCGAGCGCGCACAGCACCGCTGAAGAGCTGTTCCTCGTGAAGCAGCTCGCCAACGAACTGAAGACGCCGAACGTCGATTTCCGTCTGCGTCAGCAGGATTTCTCGGCGCCGGTCCAGGGCGCACCGTGGCTCGGCATGCCGATCGCCGATCTCTCGAACGTGGATGCCGCGTTCGTCGTCGGTTCGTTCCTGCGCCGCGACCACCCGCTGTTCGCTTCCCGCCTGCGTCAGGCCGCGAAGAGCGGCGCGAAGCTGCACTTCCTGCACGCAACCGGTGACGACGCACTGATCCCGACCGCGCAGCGCATCGTCGCCGCGCCGTCCGCATGGCTCGACGAGCTGGCCGGCGTCGCTGCGGCCGTCGCGCAACTGCGCGGCGTCGCGCTGCCCGACACGCTCGCGGGCGTCACGGCATCACCGGCCGCACAGGCTGTCGCGCAGTCGCTCGCGAACGGCGAACGCCGCGCAGTGCTGCTCGGCAACGTCGCGGTCCGCCATCCGGAATTCGCGAAGCTGCACGCGGTCGCGCAGTGGATCGCCGACAACACCGGCGCCACGTTCGGTTTCCTGACGGAAGCGGCGAACACGGTCGGCGCGCACGTCGTCGGCGCGCTGCCGGGCGAAGGCGGCCTGAACGCACGCGAAGCGTTCGCGCAGCCGCGCAAGGGCTATGTGCTGCTGAACGTCGAACCGGAATTCGACACGGCCGATCCGGCGCAGGCGCTTGCCGCGCTGAACCAGGCCGAGATGGTCGTCGTGATGTCGCCGTTCAAGCACGGCCTCGACTACGCCGACGTGCTGCTGCCGGTTGCGCCGTTCACGGAAACGGCCGGCACGTTCGTCAACGCGGAAGGCACCGTGCAGAGCTTCAACGGCGTCGTGCGCCCGCTCGGCGACACGCGTCCGGCGTGGAAGGTGCTGCGCGTGCTCGGCAGCCTGCTCGGTCTGCCGAACTTCGAATACGAGACGGCGGAAGAAGTGCGTCTCGCAGCGCTCGGCGACGCCGGCGTCGCGGGCCGTCTGTCGAACCAGACGTCGGTCGCTCCGGTGCGCGTCGCGGCGAATGCCGCGAACGGCGGCTTCGAGCGCCTGGCCGATGTGCCGATCTATCACGCCGACGCGCTCGTGCGCCGCGCAGGTGCACTGCACCTGACGGCCGCCGCGAAGGCGGCGAATGCCGCAGCCCTGCCGGCCGCGCTGTTCGACAAGCTGGGCTTGAAGGAGGGCGACGCCGTGCGCGTGCGCCAGGGCGAGCGTGCGGTGCAGTTGCCGGCCGTGCGCGACGCGAATCTTGCGGAGACGGTCGTTCGCGTGTCGGCGGCGACGCCTGCCGGCGCAGCGCTCGGCAGCCTGTCCGGTGAACTGGTGGTGGAGAAGGCGTAA
- the nuoL gene encoding NADH-quinone oxidoreductase subunit L: MSTTLNENLLLAIPLAPLAGSLIAGLFGNAVGRKGAHRITILGVMIAFLLSAKVFFDVTGGASFNATVYEWMNVGSLKLEVGFLVDSLTAMMMVVVTFVSLMVHIYTIGYMAEEDGYQRFFSYISLFTFSMLMLVMSNNFLQLFFGWEAVGLVSYLLIGFYFTRESAIYANMKAFLVNRVGDFGFLLGIGLLLAFAGSMNYGEVFAKRAELASLHFPGTDWGLLTVACICLFIGAMGKSAQFPLHVWLPDSMEGPTPISALIHAATMVTAGIFMVSRMSPLFELSDTALSFVTVIGAITALFMGFLGIIQNDIKRVVAYSTLSQLGYMTVALGVSAYPVALFHLMTHAFFKALLFLGAGSVIMGMHHDQDIRNMGGLRKYMPITWITSLVGSLALIGTPFFSGFYSKDSIIDAVKLSHLPGSGFAYFAVVASVFVTALYSFRMYFLVFHGEERFRKPKHPESPMGMAAAHGHDDHGHGHGHDDHAHEPHETPWVVWVPLVLLAIPSVIIGAIAVGPMLFGDFFQHGVAFDKVIFIGENHPALAEMAEEFHGWVGMGLHSVSGLPVWLALAGVVVAWFLYLKRPDLPASIRRAFGPIYTLLDNKYYMDKINEVVFARGSVAIGRGLWKEGDVVVIDGLVNGSARFIGWFASVIRFLQSGYIYHYAFAMIIGMLGLLTLFVTLGGK, translated from the coding sequence ATGTCAACGACACTCAATGAAAACCTGCTGCTGGCGATTCCGCTCGCTCCGCTGGCCGGCTCGCTGATTGCGGGGCTGTTCGGGAACGCAGTCGGGCGCAAGGGCGCACACCGGATCACGATCCTCGGCGTAATGATCGCGTTCCTCCTGTCGGCGAAAGTCTTCTTCGACGTGACGGGCGGCGCAAGCTTCAACGCGACCGTCTACGAATGGATGAACGTCGGCTCGCTGAAGCTCGAAGTCGGCTTCCTCGTCGATTCGCTGACCGCGATGATGATGGTCGTCGTGACCTTCGTCTCGCTGATGGTGCACATCTACACGATCGGCTACATGGCGGAAGAGGACGGCTACCAGCGCTTCTTCTCGTACATCTCGCTATTCACGTTCTCGATGCTGATGCTCGTGATGAGCAACAACTTCCTGCAGCTGTTCTTCGGCTGGGAAGCGGTGGGTCTGGTGTCGTACCTGCTGATCGGCTTCTACTTCACGCGTGAGAGCGCGATCTACGCGAACATGAAGGCGTTCCTCGTGAACCGCGTGGGCGACTTCGGCTTCCTGCTCGGCATCGGCCTGCTGCTCGCGTTCGCCGGCTCGATGAACTACGGCGAAGTGTTCGCGAAGCGCGCAGAGCTCGCGAGCCTGCACTTCCCGGGCACCGACTGGGGCCTGCTGACCGTTGCCTGTATCTGCCTGTTCATCGGCGCGATGGGTAAATCGGCTCAGTTCCCGCTGCACGTGTGGCTGCCGGACTCGATGGAAGGCCCGACCCCGATCTCGGCGCTGATTCACGCGGCGACGATGGTGACGGCCGGTATCTTCATGGTGTCGCGCATGTCGCCGCTGTTCGAGCTGTCGGACACCGCGCTGTCGTTCGTCACGGTGATCGGCGCGATCACGGCGCTCTTCATGGGCTTCCTCGGCATCATCCAGAACGACATCAAGCGCGTGGTTGCGTATTCGACGCTGTCGCAGCTCGGCTACATGACCGTCGCGCTCGGCGTGTCCGCGTACCCGGTCGCGTTGTTCCACCTGATGACGCACGCGTTCTTCAAGGCGCTGCTGTTCCTCGGCGCCGGCTCGGTCATCATGGGCATGCACCACGACCAGGACATCCGCAACATGGGCGGCCTGCGCAAGTACATGCCGATCACGTGGATCACGTCGCTCGTCGGTTCGCTCGCGCTGATCGGCACGCCGTTCTTCTCGGGCTTCTACTCGAAGGACTCGATCATCGACGCGGTGAAGCTGTCGCACCTGCCGGGTTCGGGCTTCGCGTACTTCGCGGTCGTCGCGAGCGTGTTCGTCACGGCGCTGTACTCGTTCCGCATGTACTTCCTGGTGTTCCACGGCGAAGAGCGCTTCCGCAAGCCGAAGCATCCGGAGTCGCCGATGGGCATGGCGGCCGCGCACGGCCACGACGACCACGGCCATGGCCACGGTCATGACGATCACGCGCACGAGCCGCACGAGACCCCGTGGGTCGTGTGGGTGCCGCTGGTCCTGCTGGCGATCCCGTCGGTGATCATCGGTGCGATCGCGGTCGGCCCGATGCTGTTCGGCGACTTCTTCCAGCACGGCGTGGCATTCGACAAGGTGATCTTCATCGGCGAAAACCACCCGGCGCTGGCCGAGATGGCCGAAGAGTTCCACGGCTGGGTGGGCATGGGCCTGCACTCGGTGTCGGGCCTGCCGGTCTGGCTCGCGCTCGCCGGTGTCGTCGTCGCATGGTTCCTGTACCTGAAGCGTCCGGATCTGCCGGCGTCGATCCGCCGCGCGTTCGGCCCGATCTACACGCTGCTGGACAACAAGTACTACATGGACAAGATCAACGAAGTGGTGTTCGCCCGCGGTTCGGTGGCGATTGGCCGGGGCCTGTGGAAGGAAGGTGACGTCGTCGTGATCGACGGCCTCGTCAACGGCAGCGCCCGGTTCATCGGCTGGTTCGCCAGCGTGATCCGCTTCCTCCAATCCGGTTACATCTATCACTACGCGTTCGCCATGATCATCGGCATGCTGGGGCTCCTGACCCTGTTTGTAACGCTCGGCGGCAAATAA
- the nuoK gene encoding NADH-quinone oxidoreductase subunit NuoK, whose protein sequence is MLTLAHYLVLGAILFAIAIVGIFLNRRNIIIILMAIELMLLAVNTNFVAFSHYLGDVHGQIFVFFVLTVAAAEAAIGLAILVTLFRKLDTINVEDLDQLKG, encoded by the coding sequence ATGTTGACTCTTGCTCACTACCTCGTGCTCGGCGCGATCCTCTTTGCGATCGCGATCGTCGGGATTTTCCTGAACCGCCGCAACATCATCATCATCCTGATGGCGATCGAACTGATGCTGCTGGCGGTGAACACCAACTTCGTCGCGTTCTCGCACTACCTCGGCGATGTGCACGGCCAGATCTTCGTGTTCTTCGTGCTGACCGTCGCTGCAGCGGAAGCTGCGATCGGTCTTGCGATTCTGGTGACCCTGTTCCGTAAGCTCGACACGATCAATGTCGAGGATCTCGATCAGCTCAAAGGTTAA